TTGCAATCCCTGAAGCAGCTACAGGGTCAAGCCCCTACACTGCGGGCCGTCATTGCCCGGAGCCGCCCATGAAGATCGGTGACCTTGCCAAGGCCTCGTCCACCCCCGTCGAGACCATCCGCTACTACGAGCGCCAGGGGCTGATGCCCATGCCCGCGCGCAGCGAGGGCAACTTCCGCGTCTACGAGGCGTCGCACCTCGAGCGGTTGCAGTTCATCCGCCATTGCCGCGGGCTGGACATGTCGCTCGACGAGGTGCGCGAGCTGCTGCGCTTTCGCGATGCGCCCGAGAGCGATTGCGGCGACGTGAACGCGCTGCTCGACGCGCACATCGGCCACGTGAGCACGCGCATCCGCGAGCTGCGCGCGCTCGAGCGCCAGCTCAAGGAACTGCGCCAGCGCTGCACCGACGCGCGATCGGCCGACCGCTGCGGCATCCTGCACGGCCTGTCGGCCGCGGCGCAAGAAAAAACGCCCGTGGGCACCAAGGCCCACGGGCATCTTCGTTCGGTTCACGCGCACTGAGCCGCGCGGCGCGCGCGTCAGGCCAGCATGTCGGCCCAGATGTTGTTCGCCCAGCCCAGGGCGTAGGCGCCCTCGAGCTCGCTGGCCGCGCTCGACAGACCGCCCGAGCCCGGCACCGTGACCATGGTCTTCTGGGCCGCGTCGTAGCGGTGCACGCTGGCCACGTGCACCACCTCTTTGGCGGTGACGAAGCTGTAGCAGGTGTTCGCGTACAGCGGCTGCTGCGGCGGCTCCTTGCCCTGCAGCAGCGACACCACCGCGGCCGCACAGGTCTTGCCGTGCTGGTTCGCCATGTGGCCCGACTTGGGCATGGCCGGCGCGATCTGGATCGCGTCGCCGAGCACGTGGATGTTCTTCGCGGCCTTCGATTCGAAGGTCAGGAAGTCGACCTCGCACCAGCGCGCGTTGGCCGTGGCCAGGCCGCTCTTGACCGCGATGGCACCGGCGCGCATGTCGGGCAGCACGTTGGCCACGCCGGCCTTGAAGTCGTCGTTGAACTCGAACTTCAGGGTGTTGGTGGCGGCGTCCACGTCGACCAGCTTGTGCTTGGGGCGGTACTCGATCAGGCCCTTGTAGTGATCGCTCCAGGCCTTGAGGAACAGGCCCTTCTTCGAGGTGATGTCGTCGTTGGCGTCGAAGATGACCACCTTGCTTTTCGGCTTGGCGACCTTGAAGTAGCTGGCCACCATGCAGGCCCGCTCGTAAGGGCCGGGGGGGCAGCGGTAGGGCGCGAGCGGGATGGCCAGCGCGTAGGTGCCGCCGTCGGGCAGGGCCTTGAGCTGCTCGTGCAGCGCCGCGGTCTGCGGGCCGGCCTTCCAGGCATGCAGCACCTTGTCCTGCGCGCCCGCCTTGTTCATGCCGGGCAGGGTGTTCCACATGAAGTCGATGCCGGGCGACAGGATCAGGCGGTCGTAGGGCAGGGTGGCGCCGCTGGCGAGCTTCACCGTGCGCTTCTCGGCGTCGATGCTCTCGACCATGTCGCGCACCACCTTCACGCCGTGGCGCCTGGCCAGGTTGTCGTAAGGCACGGTGATGTCGGCCAGGGTCTTGTGGCCGCCCACCACCAGGTTGCTGAGCGGGCAGGACACGAAGTTGGCATTGGGCTCGACCAGGGTCACGTCGATGCCGTTGTCGGAGAACAGGCGAACGTACTTGGCCGCGGTGGCGCCACCGTAGCCACCGCCCACCACCACCACCTGGGGCCGCTTGCCCCCGATCGAGGCGCAGCCCGTGAGCAGGCCCAGGCCCGCGACCGCGGAGCCCGCGCCCAGCGTCTGTACGAATTGACGGCGTTGCATGCTGGGGCTCCTCACTTTTTCTGGGCCGCGAAGTAGGCGGCGATCTGGGCGAGCTGCTCGTCGGAATACCCCTTGGAGAGCTGGTGCATGATGGTCGCGGGCCGCTGGCCGTTCTTGAAGGCCAGCAACTGCTGCTGCAGTTCGTTCTTGTCGCG
This is a stretch of genomic DNA from Hydrogenophaga crocea. It encodes these proteins:
- the cadR gene encoding Cd(II)/Pb(II)-responsive transcriptional regulator; this encodes MKIGDLAKASSTPVETIRYYERQGLMPMPARSEGNFRVYEASHLERLQFIRHCRGLDMSLDEVRELLRFRDAPESDCGDVNALLDAHIGHVSTRIRELRALERQLKELRQRCTDARSADRCGILHGLSAAAQEKTPVGTKAHGHLRSVHAH
- a CDS encoding NAD(P)/FAD-dependent oxidoreductase, translated to MQRRQFVQTLGAGSAVAGLGLLTGCASIGGKRPQVVVVGGGYGGATAAKYVRLFSDNGIDVTLVEPNANFVSCPLSNLVVGGHKTLADITVPYDNLARRHGVKVVRDMVESIDAEKRTVKLASGATLPYDRLILSPGIDFMWNTLPGMNKAGAQDKVLHAWKAGPQTAALHEQLKALPDGGTYALAIPLAPYRCPPGPYERACMVASYFKVAKPKSKVVIFDANDDITSKKGLFLKAWSDHYKGLIEYRPKHKLVDVDAATNTLKFEFNDDFKAGVANVLPDMRAGAIAVKSGLATANARWCEVDFLTFESKAAKNIHVLGDAIQIAPAMPKSGHMANQHGKTCAAAVVSLLQGKEPPQQPLYANTCYSFVTAKEVVHVASVHRYDAAQKTMVTVPGSGGLSSAASELEGAYALGWANNIWADMLA